The genomic stretch AGCGGACACTCTGGAAAGCCTCGTCATCGTCCGGCGGCTACGAGTTCCCATCGCCGACGTGGCGCCCGCCGGTTGGGGAGAGGCGGCCGCCCGCCAGCTCGACGCCGCCCTGCTGAGCGTCGGCTTCAAGTGCTCTGCCACCCTGCTGGAACGCCGGACGCGCGGGTGTACACGCCTGGGACGCTCCACGAACTGATCCTTGCCTGATGCGGTGGGGGCGTCTTGAGGCCATTCGAGGGCTTCCTTCTCCCTTTCGGACCTGGAGTGCCCGCAAGGGCGCCTGGCTTGGTGCAGGCTTTCGAGCCTTCCTCACGACCGCCGCGTGCCTCGGTTCCTCGTCGATGTGGGGCACCTTGAGGCTCGTAGCATGAACAGGCCGAACGCCCGACTCCAGGTATTGGAGCCGGGCGTTCGACATTGTGGGCCGTACCGCATTCAGGGCTGCGAACCGCCGAAGCCGTCACCCACGGAGGCGGCCAGGTGGAGAAACGCGTCCCGGGTTCGGGGATGCAGCCTTGCGAGGTCGACCTCCGCGCCCTCTTCCAGGTGGGGGTCGTAGGGTACGCGGACCACGGAGCGGCAGTGGGCCGCGAAGTGGGCCTCGAGATGGTCGAGGTCCACCGGGGACTTGGGACGGACACTGCACAGCACCACCGTGGCCGCGCGGACCAGGTCTTCGTGGTGATGGGTGACCAGCCAGTCCAGCGTCGCGGAGGTGGCGCGGGCGCAGTCCACGGCCGGAGAGGTGACCACGACGAGCTGGTCGGCCAGGTTGAGGACACCGGACATGGCCGAGTGGAGCAGACCGGTACCGCAGTCGGTGATGCAGATCGAGTAGAAGTTCTCGAGGATGGCGGACACCGCCTGGTAGTCGGCTGCGGTGAATGCCTCGGACACCGACGGATCGCGATCGGACGCGAGGACCTCCAGGCGGGATGGGGCCTGTGAGGTGAAGGCGCGGATGTCGACGTAGCGCTGGATCATGTCACGCTCGTTGAGCACGTCGCGCACTGTGGCGGTCGTCTCGAGCTCGATCTTGTCCGAGAGGGTCCCACGGTCGGGGTTGGCGTCGATGGCGATGACCCGGTCACCGCGGACCTCGGCGAGGGTGGCGCCGAGGCAGGCCGTGGTCGTGGTCTTTCCCACACCGCCCTTGAGGCTGAGCACGGCGACCCGGTGGTGGGCCGTCGAAATCGGCGTACGGGCGCGGGCGATCAGGTCACGGCGGCGACGCGTCTCGTGAGACTCACCCGGCTTGAACAAACCCCCTGTCGATATGTAGAGAAGTCGGCGCCAGCCATAACTGGGTATGTCGCGACTGTTCCCGAGCAGCGATGCGGTGTCGAGACCGTTGTCTGGCGCTTGCTGCCGGGGAGCGGCGCCGAAGTATGGCCGCGGAGCTGAGCTGTGGCGCGCTTGATACGGCGCCCGAACCGGCTCGGCCACGTCGTCGTCGTTCGCGGAAGGTGCTTGCTGCTCCGGAGCGGAAGATGTCTCCTGCTCGGACGCCGAAGGCCCGTGGCCGTTCGAGGCCATCACCTCATCCTCGAGAGCCGGCTGAGATGCCATGTCGTCCTCCTCCTCGGAAGCCGGCCGGGGTGCCTCGTCGGCCGTGATCGGCTCGGCGTCCTCGACGGCCATCTTGGCGCGGTTGTGCTCGCCGCTGCCGTTGGGAGTGCCATGGGCGCCGGCGTGCATGACCTGGTCACCGTTGTGGTCGGCACCGGCGTGCGCGTGCT from Nonomuraea polychroma encodes the following:
- a CDS encoding AAA family ATPase, with product MADSRSRGPTYVSNSCRQSRLSPTEQARRTERKYNMADQEDRHDESQLGKEDYNLLLEAVRLVPGLETAAQFTKLAMRKLTFPLNSPEDLRPLFDGAEGTITGTKQEIPVSHLYKHLPAQMFPITSSTDLIGVALKPRLPMEPGEKGGGTAGKSAESTEPVALKTHAKPDDEPLEQPHATAEAAERVTAPADSDPTPVQPSAAEDDEHAHAGADHNGDQVMHAGAHGTPNGSGEHNRAKMAVEDAEPITADEAPRPASEEEDDMASQPALEDEVMASNGHGPSASEQETSSAPEQQAPSANDDDVAEPVRAPYQARHSSAPRPYFGAAPRQQAPDNGLDTASLLGNSRDIPSYGWRRLLYISTGGLFKPGESHETRRRRDLIARARTPISTAHHRVAVLSLKGGVGKTTTTACLGATLAEVRGDRVIAIDANPDRGTLSDKIELETTATVRDVLNERDMIQRYVDIRAFTSQAPSRLEVLASDRDPSVSEAFTAADYQAVSAILENFYSICITDCGTGLLHSAMSGVLNLADQLVVVTSPAVDCARATSATLDWLVTHHHEDLVRAATVVLCSVRPKSPVDLDHLEAHFAAHCRSVVRVPYDPHLEEGAEVDLARLHPRTRDAFLHLAASVGDGFGGSQP